From a region of the Mercurialis annua linkage group LG1-X, ddMerAnnu1.2, whole genome shotgun sequence genome:
- the LOC126664554 gene encoding uncharacterized protein LOC126664554 isoform X2 — MVLLTEPEEDSIPSSSSNTTPDITKIAGTTMDGNDTDGFETASERDVSDNEEVVTKDQQHDQQENVRPESDQIDEELKQREALEKANEAKLEGNKLFSEGKFEEALFSYELALEVAPENEIPSSAELRSNCHLNRGVCFFKLGKYEDTIKECTKALELNSSYIKALVRRADAHEKLEHFEEAIADMKKILELDPSNDQAKKIIYRLEPLAAIKREKMKEEMIVKGARKQCSWSIWDERGQLQSC, encoded by the exons atggtTTTACTGACCGAGCCCGAAGAGGATTCAATTCCATCATCATCGTCAAATACGACGCCGGATATTACCAAAATCGCCGGAACAACCATGGACGGAAATGACACCGATGGATTTGAAACGGCGAGCGAGCGAGACGTCAGCGATAATGAAGAAGTTGTCACTAAAGATCAACAACATGACCAACAAGAAAATGTAAGACCGGAGTCTGATCAAATCGATGAGGAGTTGAAACAG AGAGAAGCGTTAGAAAAAGCTAATGAAGCGAAGTTAGAAGGAAATAAGCTGTTTAGTGAAGGGAAATTTGAAGAGGCATTGTTTAGCTATGAACTTGCCTTGGAAGTTGCACCTGAGAATGAGATACCTTCCTCTGCGGAGTTGCGTTCTAATTGTCATTTGAATCGCGGTGTTTGCTTCTTCAAATTG GGAAAATACGAGGACACAATCAAGGAATGCACTAAAGCTCTAGAATTAAATTCCTCCTACATTAAAGCTTTGGTTAGAAGGGCGGACGCTCATGAAAAGCTTGAACATTTTGAGGAGGCTATAGCTG atatgaaaaaaatcttaGAATTGGATCCTTCAAATGACCAAGCTAAGAAAATCATCTATCGTTTGGAGCCATTGGCTGCAATTAAGCGAGAAAAAATGAAGGAAGAGATGATTG TTAAAGGAGCTCGGAAACAATGTTCTTGGTCGATTTGGGATGAGCGTGGACAACTTCAAAGCTGTTAA
- the LOC126664552 gene encoding putative clathrin assembly protein At5g35200 isoform X1, with the protein MESPCYHEDPFTVTKHIKLLKRFFKLQRWLLLLLFVAILRRFLRSSSGRQLFVCKYILYLCLIRMAAGGSTQQTLRRAFGALKDSTTVGLAKVNSENKGLDVAIVKATNHDEVLPKEKHVTTIFSSLCATKTRAEVVYCINGLTKRLAKTQNWTVALKTLVVIHRAVRELDATFHEELVNYRRGARLMFNLSHFRDDSSPSAWDCSAWVRTYALYLEERLECFRLLKYDIQKNHSLWTMFFSETNSQQRSMELDNPALLEQLPAMQQLLFRLLACKPEGLAVHNSLVHYALSIVAGESVRLYIAITDGVLNLVDEYFEMERHDAVRALEIYKKAASQGETLSEFFEMCSSLDFGRRQKYVKIQQPPASFLTSMEEYVAEAPHVLALEWIQINDDEHGTPRAVLAPQAVLLIEQKQEDDLEKSDQCADESHSNQNEAAATTLVADLLGFDDLTQEASESDEKSYIGISVVPSGNSVNSETSNDSASQATSWELALVSAPSSNGNAVSASKMAGGLDKLTLDSLYDNAAMVTGTNQNGAYQMGQIAPNPFETGEYNVNTFQALSNITPTTTNFQKVPMSQEQGLLIIQHQQTNMVGFDLNNPFGNPFVDQNIPNSIVGENVPLHLPQNANSSLI; encoded by the exons ATGGAAAGTCCGTGCTACCATGAAGATCCATTTACagttacaaaacatataaaattgttgaaaaggttcTTCAAATTACAAAGGTGGttgttattgttgttgtttgttgCTATTCTCCGGCGTTTTCTCCGTAGCAGCTCCGGCCGGCAACTATTTGTATGTAAATACATTTTATATCTATGCCTCATCAG AATGGCAGCTGGCGGTAGCACTCAGCAGACACTGAGAAGAGCCTTTGGAGCTTTAAAGGATTCCACGACAGTCGGATTAGCGAAAGTAAATAGCGAAAACAAG GGGCTTGATGTTGCTATTGTTAAGGCCACAAACCATGATGAAGTGTTGCCCAAAGAGAAACATGTCACGA CTATCTTCAGTTCACTTTGCGCTACAAAAACTCGTGCTGAGGTAGTATATTGCATAAATGGTCTTACCAAGCGTCTTGCGAAAACACAAAATTGGACA GTAGCTTTAAAAACATTGGTAGTAATACACCGTGCAGTGAGAGAACTTGATGCTACATTCCACGAAGAGCTAGTTAATTATCGCCGCGGAGCGCGTCTTATGTTCAACCTTTCGCATTTCAGGGATGATTCAAGTCCAAGTG cTTGGGATTGTTCTGCTTGGGTTCGAACATACGCGCTATATCTTGAAGAACGTCTTGAATGTTTCCGCTTGTTGAAATATGATATACAGAAAAATCATTCA TTATGGACCATGTTtttttctgaaacaaattctcAACAGAGATCGATGGAGCTTGACAATCCAGCATTGCTTGAGCAGTTACCTGCCATGCAACAACTTCTTTTTCGTCTTCTTGCTTGTAAG CCAGAAGGATTGGCTGTACATAATAGTTTGGTTCATTATGCCCTTTCAATC GTTGCAGGTGAAAGTGTTAGGCTATATATTGCAATTACTGATGGAGTTCTTAATTTGGTCGATGAG TATTTTGAGATGGAGCGCCATGATGCTGTAAGAGCCTTGGAAATCTATAAGAAGGCAGCTAGTCAG GGGGAAACATTGTCCGAGTTCTTTGAGATGTGTAGTAGCCTTGATTTTGGACGGCGGCAGAAGTATGTTAAAATTCAACAG CCTCCAGCATCATTTTTAACTTCCATGGAAGAATATGTGGCAGAGGCGCCGCATGTTTTAGCGCTCGAGTGGATACAA ATAAATGACGACGAACATGGTACTCCAAGAGCAGTTCTTGCTCCACAGGCTGTTTTGttaattgaacaaaaacaagaagATGATCTGGAAAAATCCGATCAATGTGCAGACGAATCACACAGCAACCAGAATGAGGCTGCTGCAACCACTCTTGTTGCAGATCTTTTG GGATTCGACGATTTAACCCAGGAAGCATCTGAATCGGATGAGAAAAGTTATATCGGAATTTCAGTTGTACCATCTG GCAACTCGGTAAATAGTGAAACTAGCAACGATTCAGCATCTCAAGCTACAAGCTGGGAGCTTGCACTTGTTTCAGCTCCAAGCTCTAATGGGAATGCAGTTTCAGCAAGTAAAATG GCTGGTGGACTGGATAAGCTAACACTGGATAGTCTATACGATAATGCTGCGATGGTTACAGGAACCAATCAGAATGGCGCATACCAGATGGGGCAGATAGCTCCTAATCCTTTCGAGACTGGTGAATATAACGTTAACACATTTCAGGCGCTCAGTAACATAACACCAACAACAACGAATTTCCAAAAGGTACCAATGAGCCAAGAACAAGGTTTGCTAATAATACAGCACCAGCAGACAAACATGGttggttttgatttaaataatcCTTTTGGAAATCCCTTTGTTGATCAAAATATACCCAATTCTATAGTTGGTGAAAATGTACCTTTACATTTGCCTCAGAATGCTAACTCTAGCTTAATTTAG
- the LOC126664554 gene encoding uncharacterized protein LOC126664554 isoform X1, producing MVLLTEPEEDSIPSSSSNTTPDITKIAGTTMDGNDTDGFETASERDVSDNEEVVTKDQQHDQQENVRPESDQIDEELKQREALEKANEAKLEGNKLFSEGKFEEALFSYELALEVAPENEIPSSAELRSNCHLNRGVCFFKLGKYEDTIKECTKALELNSSYIKALVRRADAHEKLEHFEEAIADMKKILELDPSNDQAKKIIYRLEPLAAIKREKMKEEMIGKLKELGNNVLGRFGMSVDNFKAVKDPNTGSYSISFQK from the exons atggtTTTACTGACCGAGCCCGAAGAGGATTCAATTCCATCATCATCGTCAAATACGACGCCGGATATTACCAAAATCGCCGGAACAACCATGGACGGAAATGACACCGATGGATTTGAAACGGCGAGCGAGCGAGACGTCAGCGATAATGAAGAAGTTGTCACTAAAGATCAACAACATGACCAACAAGAAAATGTAAGACCGGAGTCTGATCAAATCGATGAGGAGTTGAAACAG AGAGAAGCGTTAGAAAAAGCTAATGAAGCGAAGTTAGAAGGAAATAAGCTGTTTAGTGAAGGGAAATTTGAAGAGGCATTGTTTAGCTATGAACTTGCCTTGGAAGTTGCACCTGAGAATGAGATACCTTCCTCTGCGGAGTTGCGTTCTAATTGTCATTTGAATCGCGGTGTTTGCTTCTTCAAATTG GGAAAATACGAGGACACAATCAAGGAATGCACTAAAGCTCTAGAATTAAATTCCTCCTACATTAAAGCTTTGGTTAGAAGGGCGGACGCTCATGAAAAGCTTGAACATTTTGAGGAGGCTATAGCTG atatgaaaaaaatcttaGAATTGGATCCTTCAAATGACCAAGCTAAGAAAATCATCTATCGTTTGGAGCCATTGGCTGCAATTAAGCGAGAAAAAATGAAGGAAGAGATGATTG GAAAGTTAAAGGAGCTCGGAAACAATGTTCTTGGTCGATTTGGGATGAGCGTGGACAACTTCAAAGCTGTTAAAGATCCAAATACTGGTTCCTATTCTATTTCTTTCCAAAAATAG
- the LOC126675243 gene encoding cinnamoyl-CoA reductase-like SNL6, with the protein RLKRESEQAAWALAIDRKLNMVSINEGLVLGPSVTQQNPLSTISYLKGAAQMYENRVVAFVDVKFLVDVHIRAFEDQSTGGRYFCFNQIVNTEQEAIKLAQSLNPVISLPPRYEYEGSESHTERLRTKKLNKLIVRGNCLLNII; encoded by the exons CGGCTTAAGAGAGAATCTGAACAGGCTGCATGGGCTCTAGCTATAGACCGAAAGCTAAACATGGTGTCTATAAATGAGGGCCTAGTTTTGGGCCCTTCTGTCACCCAACAAAACCCTCTCTCCACTATCTCATACCTCAAAG GAGCAGCTCAAATGTACGAAAACAGAGTGGTAGCCTTTGTCGATGTGAAATTCCTAGTCGATGTACATATTCGAGCTTTCGAAGATCAATCTACGGGTGGACGATACTTTTGCTTCAACCAAATTGTTAATACTGAGCAAGAAGCTATCAAACTTGCACAAAGCTTGAACCCTGTGATCTCTTTACCACCAAG GTATGAATATGAAGGAAGTGAGTCCCATACTGAGAGGTTAAGAACCAAGAAGTTAAACAAGTTGATCGTCAGAGGAAACTGTCTATTAAACATTATTTGA
- the LOC126664552 gene encoding putative clathrin assembly protein At5g35200 isoform X3 → MESPCYHEDPFTVTKHIKLLKRFFKLQRWLLLLLFVAILRRFLRSSSGRQLFVCKYILYLCLIRMAAGGSTQQTLRRAFGALKDSTTVGLAKVNSENKGLDVAIVKATNHDEVLPKEKHVTTIFSSLCATKTRAEVVYCINGLTKRLAKTQNWTVALKTLVVIHRAVRELDATFHEELVNYRRGARLMFNLSHFRDDSSPSAWDCSAWVRTYALYLEERLECFRLLKYDIQKNHSLWTMFFSETNSQQRSMELDNPALLEQLPAMQQLLFRLLACKVAGESVRLYIAITDGVLNLVDEYFEMERHDAVRALEIYKKAASQGETLSEFFEMCSSLDFGRRQKYVKIQQPPASFLTSMEEYVAEAPHVLALEWIQINDDEHGTPRAVLAPQAVLLIEQKQEDDLEKSDQCADESHSNQNEAAATTLVADLLGFDDLTQEASESDEKSYIGISVVPSGNSVNSETSNDSASQATSWELALVSAPSSNGNAVSASKMAGGLDKLTLDSLYDNAAMVTGTNQNGAYQMGQIAPNPFETGEYNVNTFQALSNITPTTTNFQKVPMSQEQGLLIIQHQQTNMVGFDLNNPFGNPFVDQNIPNSIVGENVPLHLPQNANSSLI, encoded by the exons ATGGAAAGTCCGTGCTACCATGAAGATCCATTTACagttacaaaacatataaaattgttgaaaaggttcTTCAAATTACAAAGGTGGttgttattgttgttgtttgttgCTATTCTCCGGCGTTTTCTCCGTAGCAGCTCCGGCCGGCAACTATTTGTATGTAAATACATTTTATATCTATGCCTCATCAG AATGGCAGCTGGCGGTAGCACTCAGCAGACACTGAGAAGAGCCTTTGGAGCTTTAAAGGATTCCACGACAGTCGGATTAGCGAAAGTAAATAGCGAAAACAAG GGGCTTGATGTTGCTATTGTTAAGGCCACAAACCATGATGAAGTGTTGCCCAAAGAGAAACATGTCACGA CTATCTTCAGTTCACTTTGCGCTACAAAAACTCGTGCTGAGGTAGTATATTGCATAAATGGTCTTACCAAGCGTCTTGCGAAAACACAAAATTGGACA GTAGCTTTAAAAACATTGGTAGTAATACACCGTGCAGTGAGAGAACTTGATGCTACATTCCACGAAGAGCTAGTTAATTATCGCCGCGGAGCGCGTCTTATGTTCAACCTTTCGCATTTCAGGGATGATTCAAGTCCAAGTG cTTGGGATTGTTCTGCTTGGGTTCGAACATACGCGCTATATCTTGAAGAACGTCTTGAATGTTTCCGCTTGTTGAAATATGATATACAGAAAAATCATTCA TTATGGACCATGTTtttttctgaaacaaattctcAACAGAGATCGATGGAGCTTGACAATCCAGCATTGCTTGAGCAGTTACCTGCCATGCAACAACTTCTTTTTCGTCTTCTTGCTTGTAAG GTTGCAGGTGAAAGTGTTAGGCTATATATTGCAATTACTGATGGAGTTCTTAATTTGGTCGATGAG TATTTTGAGATGGAGCGCCATGATGCTGTAAGAGCCTTGGAAATCTATAAGAAGGCAGCTAGTCAG GGGGAAACATTGTCCGAGTTCTTTGAGATGTGTAGTAGCCTTGATTTTGGACGGCGGCAGAAGTATGTTAAAATTCAACAG CCTCCAGCATCATTTTTAACTTCCATGGAAGAATATGTGGCAGAGGCGCCGCATGTTTTAGCGCTCGAGTGGATACAA ATAAATGACGACGAACATGGTACTCCAAGAGCAGTTCTTGCTCCACAGGCTGTTTTGttaattgaacaaaaacaagaagATGATCTGGAAAAATCCGATCAATGTGCAGACGAATCACACAGCAACCAGAATGAGGCTGCTGCAACCACTCTTGTTGCAGATCTTTTG GGATTCGACGATTTAACCCAGGAAGCATCTGAATCGGATGAGAAAAGTTATATCGGAATTTCAGTTGTACCATCTG GCAACTCGGTAAATAGTGAAACTAGCAACGATTCAGCATCTCAAGCTACAAGCTGGGAGCTTGCACTTGTTTCAGCTCCAAGCTCTAATGGGAATGCAGTTTCAGCAAGTAAAATG GCTGGTGGACTGGATAAGCTAACACTGGATAGTCTATACGATAATGCTGCGATGGTTACAGGAACCAATCAGAATGGCGCATACCAGATGGGGCAGATAGCTCCTAATCCTTTCGAGACTGGTGAATATAACGTTAACACATTTCAGGCGCTCAGTAACATAACACCAACAACAACGAATTTCCAAAAGGTACCAATGAGCCAAGAACAAGGTTTGCTAATAATACAGCACCAGCAGACAAACATGGttggttttgatttaaataatcCTTTTGGAAATCCCTTTGTTGATCAAAATATACCCAATTCTATAGTTGGTGAAAATGTACCTTTACATTTGCCTCAGAATGCTAACTCTAGCTTAATTTAG
- the LOC126664552 gene encoding putative clathrin assembly protein At5g35200 isoform X2 translates to MESPCYHEDPFTVTKHIKLLKRFFKLQRWLLLLLFVAILRRFLRSSSGRQLFVCKYILYLCLIRMAAGGSTQQTLRRAFGALKDSTTVGLAKVNSENKGLDVAIVKATNHDEVLPKEKHVTTIFSSLCATKTRAEVVYCINGLTKRLAKTQNWTVALKTLVVIHRAVRELDATFHEELVNYRRGARLMFNLSHFRDDSSPSAWDCSAWVRTYALYLEERLECFRLLKYDIQKNHSRSMELDNPALLEQLPAMQQLLFRLLACKPEGLAVHNSLVHYALSIVAGESVRLYIAITDGVLNLVDEYFEMERHDAVRALEIYKKAASQGETLSEFFEMCSSLDFGRRQKYVKIQQPPASFLTSMEEYVAEAPHVLALEWIQINDDEHGTPRAVLAPQAVLLIEQKQEDDLEKSDQCADESHSNQNEAAATTLVADLLGFDDLTQEASESDEKSYIGISVVPSGNSVNSETSNDSASQATSWELALVSAPSSNGNAVSASKMAGGLDKLTLDSLYDNAAMVTGTNQNGAYQMGQIAPNPFETGEYNVNTFQALSNITPTTTNFQKVPMSQEQGLLIIQHQQTNMVGFDLNNPFGNPFVDQNIPNSIVGENVPLHLPQNANSSLI, encoded by the exons ATGGAAAGTCCGTGCTACCATGAAGATCCATTTACagttacaaaacatataaaattgttgaaaaggttcTTCAAATTACAAAGGTGGttgttattgttgttgtttgttgCTATTCTCCGGCGTTTTCTCCGTAGCAGCTCCGGCCGGCAACTATTTGTATGTAAATACATTTTATATCTATGCCTCATCAG AATGGCAGCTGGCGGTAGCACTCAGCAGACACTGAGAAGAGCCTTTGGAGCTTTAAAGGATTCCACGACAGTCGGATTAGCGAAAGTAAATAGCGAAAACAAG GGGCTTGATGTTGCTATTGTTAAGGCCACAAACCATGATGAAGTGTTGCCCAAAGAGAAACATGTCACGA CTATCTTCAGTTCACTTTGCGCTACAAAAACTCGTGCTGAGGTAGTATATTGCATAAATGGTCTTACCAAGCGTCTTGCGAAAACACAAAATTGGACA GTAGCTTTAAAAACATTGGTAGTAATACACCGTGCAGTGAGAGAACTTGATGCTACATTCCACGAAGAGCTAGTTAATTATCGCCGCGGAGCGCGTCTTATGTTCAACCTTTCGCATTTCAGGGATGATTCAAGTCCAAGTG cTTGGGATTGTTCTGCTTGGGTTCGAACATACGCGCTATATCTTGAAGAACGTCTTGAATGTTTCCGCTTGTTGAAATATGATATACAGAAAAATCATTCA AGATCGATGGAGCTTGACAATCCAGCATTGCTTGAGCAGTTACCTGCCATGCAACAACTTCTTTTTCGTCTTCTTGCTTGTAAG CCAGAAGGATTGGCTGTACATAATAGTTTGGTTCATTATGCCCTTTCAATC GTTGCAGGTGAAAGTGTTAGGCTATATATTGCAATTACTGATGGAGTTCTTAATTTGGTCGATGAG TATTTTGAGATGGAGCGCCATGATGCTGTAAGAGCCTTGGAAATCTATAAGAAGGCAGCTAGTCAG GGGGAAACATTGTCCGAGTTCTTTGAGATGTGTAGTAGCCTTGATTTTGGACGGCGGCAGAAGTATGTTAAAATTCAACAG CCTCCAGCATCATTTTTAACTTCCATGGAAGAATATGTGGCAGAGGCGCCGCATGTTTTAGCGCTCGAGTGGATACAA ATAAATGACGACGAACATGGTACTCCAAGAGCAGTTCTTGCTCCACAGGCTGTTTTGttaattgaacaaaaacaagaagATGATCTGGAAAAATCCGATCAATGTGCAGACGAATCACACAGCAACCAGAATGAGGCTGCTGCAACCACTCTTGTTGCAGATCTTTTG GGATTCGACGATTTAACCCAGGAAGCATCTGAATCGGATGAGAAAAGTTATATCGGAATTTCAGTTGTACCATCTG GCAACTCGGTAAATAGTGAAACTAGCAACGATTCAGCATCTCAAGCTACAAGCTGGGAGCTTGCACTTGTTTCAGCTCCAAGCTCTAATGGGAATGCAGTTTCAGCAAGTAAAATG GCTGGTGGACTGGATAAGCTAACACTGGATAGTCTATACGATAATGCTGCGATGGTTACAGGAACCAATCAGAATGGCGCATACCAGATGGGGCAGATAGCTCCTAATCCTTTCGAGACTGGTGAATATAACGTTAACACATTTCAGGCGCTCAGTAACATAACACCAACAACAACGAATTTCCAAAAGGTACCAATGAGCCAAGAACAAGGTTTGCTAATAATACAGCACCAGCAGACAAACATGGttggttttgatttaaataatcCTTTTGGAAATCCCTTTGTTGATCAAAATATACCCAATTCTATAGTTGGTGAAAATGTACCTTTACATTTGCCTCAGAATGCTAACTCTAGCTTAATTTAG
- the LOC126665073 gene encoding ent-kaur-16-ene synthase, chloroplastic-like, translated as MSLITRNPLAIAHYCKINLSSGTYSPSQLVQCQRVDKISSENPTNRRRSKVQLQKTKASGSVYDVESKEKAPLVFPESLERIMENLEDDGSWCPNSFLVQGSLSSTNLKLALGKWKLGHSLVNIDIYSQLRAIDNLQKLGIDRYCRSEIENVLDNIYRYWLQKDEKIFSDINCTTLGFRLLRMNAYNVSSDELAQFSEEEHFFNSASPQFRNTNTILELFKASKMIIYQQESILEKLEAWTGSFLKQQLLTCAIKDHKLQEEVDHALRYRYDRLDFLESRWTIEHQKKNAGSSNDGNNDILELAIEDYNMCQSIYQEEYKDLERWVKECRFDELKFARILLLYCYYPNTAVLVAPELADARLSITKNCILATVIDDFFDVAGSKEELENLNQMVARWGETSDVAYCSGQVEIIFLAFRDMIKELDTIAFKHHGRSIEHHLVKIWHDLLKSMMKEAEWARDNATPSLDEYMENAYISFALGPICHITTYFLGITLAEEVMAGPEIYNLFKHVSLVGRLLNDLKSFKREREQGKYNSVSIRILHSQGTMTEEEAINETKRDIERYRKELLRIVVEKEKSSVPKPFRDFFWKSCNVMHYFYMDNDGYSSPKDEMANDAKVVLWEPITS; from the exons ATGTCACTTATCACTAGAAATCCTCTAGCAATAGCACATTATTGCAAGATTAATCTATCCTCAG GTACATACTCCCCGTCCCAGCTAGTGCAATGCCAAAGAGTTGATAAAATTTCTTCA GAAAATCCAACAAATAGAAGAAGAAGCAAGGTGCAGCTTCAGAAGACGAAGGCATCAGGTTCAGTTTACGACGTTGAATCAAAGGAGAAGGCGCCATTAGTGTTTCCAGAAAGCTTGGAAAGGATTATGGAGAATCTGGAAGATGATGGATCATGGTGCCCTAATTCATTTCTCGTTCAGGGCAGTCTGTCTTCTACAAATTTAAAACTTGCTCTTGGCAAATGGAAACTTGGGCACTCACTTGTTAACATAG ACATCTATAGCCAGCTTCGTGCCATAGACAATCTCCAGAAGTTGGGGATTGATAGATATTGCAGAAGTGAGATAGAAAATGTTCTGGATAACATTTATAG ATACTGGCTGCAGAAAGATGAAAAGATATTTTCCGATATCAACTGTACCACCCTAGGATTTCGTCTATTACGGATGAATGCATATAATGTTTCTTCTG ATGAACTGGCACAATTCTCTGAAGAAGAACATTTCTTCAATTCAGCAAGTCCACAATTCAGAAATACAAACACAATTTTGGAATTATTCAAAGCCTCAAAGATGATAATTTACCAACAAGAATCCATTCTTGAGAAGCTAGAAGCTTGGACAGGTTCTTTCTTGAAACAACAACTACTAACTTGTGCTATTAAAGACCATAAACTACAAGAGGAG GTTGATCATGCTCTAAGATACCGGTACGACAGACTAGATTTTCTTGAGAGTCGGTGGACAATAGAGCACCAGAAAAAAAACGCCGGGAGTTCTAATGACGGCAATAACGATATATTGGAACTCGCAATCGAAGATTATAATATGTGCCAATCCATATATCAAGAAGAGTACAAAGATCTTGAGAG ATGGGTGAAAGAGTGCAGATTTGATGAACTGAAATTTGCAAGGATTCTACTACTCTACTGCTACTATCCCAACACTGCAGTTCTTGTTGCCCCTGAATTGGCAGATGCTAGACTTTCCATTACTAAAAATTGCATTCTAGCTACTGTTATTGACGACTTCTTTGACGTTGCTGGTTCTAAAGAAGAATTGGAAAACCTGAATCAGATGGTCGCAAG GTGGGGAGAAACTTCAGACGTCGCCTACTGCTCCGGGCAAGTTGAGATCATTTTTTTGGCATTCAGAGACATGATCAAAGAGCTTGACACTATTGCGTTCAAACATCATGGAAGAAGTATTGAGCACCACTTGGTCAAAATA TGGCATGATTTGCTAAAGTCTATGATGAAAGAAGCTGAATGGGCTCGAGATAATGCTACGCCGTCACTAGATGAGTACATGGAAAATGCATACATCTCTTTTGCCTTGGGACCTATCTGTCACATAACTACCTATTTTCTTGGGATAACCTTAGCTGAAGAAGTTATGGCAGGGCCAGAAATCTATAATCTATTTAAGCATGTCAGCCTAGTAGGTCGACTTCTCAACGATCTCAAATCTTTCAAG AGAGAACGTGAGCAAGGAAAATACAACAGTGTATCGATACGGATACTTCATAGTCAGGGGACTATGACGGAAGAAGAAGCCATCAATGAGACAAAAAGAGACATTGAGAGGTATAGAAAAGAATTGCTACGAATAGTAGTGGAAAAGGAAAAGAGTTCCGTTCCAAAACCTTTCAGGGATTTCTTTTGGAAATCATGCAATGTAATGCACTACTTTTACATGGACAATGATGGGTACTCGAGCCCAAAAGATGAAATGGCTAATGATGCAAAAGTCGTATTGTGGGAACCAATCACTTCCTAA